Proteins from one Ahaetulla prasina isolate Xishuangbanna chromosome 2, ASM2864084v1, whole genome shotgun sequence genomic window:
- the LOC131190281 gene encoding zinc finger protein 184-like isoform X2, with protein MAQAHSAQIQQDLLGSDQERLYREVMQESYNTIFRASPLQLQKSELLAHLKRGQESLQSSSNGADQKLVKEALKKWPEAGNWWNSYRSPVSVPTSDSSSSDDDVASEKEEDESVPWENQRITKPRAALLGQWETVQRQGKACKIQHGRLQDSRPRVNCADGKKKGLVAGSNSRQGMNTEDSQNECTVCGKNFGRRSSLLRHFKVHSGDKPFRCSICGKCFLAKTSLVLHKESMHKKRPRSGKKRWECCECGQAFATKAALTEHHKMHSSEKTHPCPACEESFAETRYLVKHLMTTHSGDHVFKCPVCGKGFMKEKDLVKHQAKNHGESHCFPSLGGENCCKEKPSPINHKRLHLNPEILPGAACEGKGGVGRSLTCGHCGKSYKQEKAFLNHQSVCVRQRTNGEGKVPKEDGPLTKNQITHVEMKDNTCFDCGKPVCKSSLLASQPKADQEKNLQVCPECGESFRDGQDFENHLRSHQKAPSSQSVSDWEGLGEKTLPVGQPEKKSRYQCRGCRRDYSTHYNLRRHQRIHVECRYRRNAHKGKDSAYSWFFLDFPKPRSREQTLQHKCTFCGKAFKTKSTLGRHHQIHIKGKPYKCTICGKAFVYRYTLAHHQEIHLEDQLYQHKCSFCTKAFRTPSALRRHQQLHKEGKPYICNICGKAFAYRYNLTHHREIHIEGQIYKCSFCWKAFRTSYSLSRHKRIHTETRSYQCPTCRKAFGTKYSLWRHQEMHVKEDPDSLLGGNETGDNLVKDQASGSDDGVDKQLANSVHSQCQEFHKERKPPEGSLLLPDHQSTSVEENAIKQLESQTFRSVGSGVKGQDRPTKGELQQWTNGSLYTGQGTQTEEGPPVSSENGDISFGHLGNSAIKEPADWCFLGKLPGVGQQGMVPQEKKYSCPNCGKSFRDKYSLTRHQKVHFPERPYPCPRCDKSFRSAKDLEKHQVSHSDQRPHQCGECGKYLKTKYSLDKHQKTHKGEKPFCCSYCGRRVTTSTILRYHQRTHTGERPYKCAVCDKSYISKWSLKKHLELHYKTNPPKDLQEASPLDQKC; from the coding sequence ACGATGACGTCGCGAGCGAGAAGGAAGAGGACGAGAGCGTTCCGTGGGAGAATCAGCGGATCACGAAACCTCGTGCTGCTTTGCTAGGCCAATGGGAGACTGTCCAGCGGCAGGGGAAAGCTTGCAAGATTCAGCACGGCCGCCTGCAGGACTCTCGCCCCAGAGTTAATTGTGCTGATGGGAAAAAGAAAGGCCTTGTCGCTGGCAGTAATAGCCGGCAAGGAATGAATACCGAAGACAGCCAGAATGAATGCACCGTATGTGGGAAAAACTTTGGCAGGAGATCGTCCCTCCTCAGGCATTTCAAAGTCCACAGCGGAGATAAACCTTTTAGGTGCTCCATCTGTGGCAAATGCTTCCTTGCGAAAACCAGCCTGGTTTTACACAAAGAGAGCATGCACAAGAAACGGCCCCGTTCAGGAAAGAAACGTTGGGAATGCTGCGAGTGTGGACAGGCCTTTGCCACGAAAGCTGCTCTGACGGAGCATCACAAGATGCACAGCAGTGAAAAGACGCATCCGTGCCCTGCCTGTGAGGAAAGCTTCGCAGAAACCAGGTACCTCGTGAAGCATCTTATGACCACTCACTCAGGGGACCATGTCTTCAAGTGCCCTGTCTGTGGAAAAGGCTTTATGAAGGAGAAGGACCTCGTGAAGCACCAAGCAAAGAACCACGGTGAGAGCCATTGCTTTCCGAGTCTGGGCGGAGAAAACTGCTGCAAGGAAAAACCGTCCCCGATCAATCACAAGAGGCTTCATCTGAACCCTGAAATTCTACCTGGAGCGGCGTGCGAAGGAAAAGGTGGGGTGGGACGTTCCCTTACCTGTGGCCACTGTGGGAAGTCTTACAAGCAGGAGAAGGCTTTTCTTAATCATCAGAGTGTGTGCGTGAGGCAGCGGACAAACGGCGAAGGGAAAGTCCCCAAGGAAGACGGTCCGCTCACTAAAAACCAGATTACCCACGTGGAAATGAAAGATAACACTTGCTTTGACTGTGGGAAGCCCGTTTGCAAAAGTTCGCTGCTGGCTTCTCAGCCCAAGGCAGACCAGGAAAAGAACCTTCAGGTGTGTCCTGAATGTGGGGAAAGCTTTAGAGACGGACAAGATTTTGAGAACCACCTGAGAAGCCACCAAAAGGCACCGTCTTCTCAAAGCGTCTCGGATTGGGAGGGCCTTGGGGAAAAAACACTGCCCGTTGGCCAGCCGGAGAAGAAAAGCCGCTACCAGTGCCGAGGCTGCAGGCGAGACTACTCGACTCATTATAATCTCAGAAGGCACCAGCGGATCCACGTGGAATGCCGGTACAGAAGGAATGCTCACAAGGGGAAGGATTCCGCCTACAGCTGGTTCTTCCTGGACTTTCCGAAACCCCGTAGCAGGGAACAGACCCTTCAGCACAAATGCACCTTCTGCGGGAAAGCGTTCAAAACGAAAAGCACCCTCGGTCGACACCATCAAATCCACATCAAAGGCAAGCCTTACAAATGCACCATCTGCGGGAAAGCGTTCGTCTACCGGTACACCCTCGCTCATCATCAAGAAATCCACCTGGAAGACCAGCTCTACCAGCATAAGTGCTCTTTCTGCACGAAAGCCTTCAGGACCCCGTCGGCCCTCCGCCGACATCAGCAGCTGCACAAGGAAGGCAAGCCGTACATCTGCAACATCTGCGGGAAAGCTTTCGCGTACAGGTACAACCTCACCCACCATCGGGAGATACACATAGAAGGTCAGATTTATAAGTGCTCTTTCTGCTGGAAAGCCTTTCGAACCAGTTACTCCCTCAGCAGGCACAAGCGCATCCACACTGAGACCAGGTCCtatcaatgccctacttgcaggAAAGCCTTTGGAACGAAATATTCCCTTTGGAGGCATCAGGAGATGCACGTGAAAGAGGATCCAGATAGCTTGCTTGGCGGGAATGAGACTGGGGACAACTTAGTCAAAGATCAAGCTAGTGGTAGCGATGACGGTGTGGACAAACAGCTTGCCAATTCGGTTCACTCTCAGTGCCAGGAATTCCACAAGGAACGAAAACCTCCGGAAGGCAGCTTGCTCCTCCCTGATCATCAAAGCACCAGTGTGGAAGAAAATGCTATTAAACAGCTGGAGAGTCAAACTTTCAGGAGTGTTGGATCGGGGGTTAAAGGTCAAGACAGGCCTACAAAAGGAGAGCTCCAGCAGTGGACCAATGGTTCTTTGTACACAGGACAGGGGACCCAAACAGAGGAAGGTCCACCAGTGTCGTCTGAAAATGGGGACATCTCCTTTGGCCACTTGGGAAACAGTGCCATTAAAGAGCCAGCTGATTGGTGTTTCCTGGGTAAATTGCCCGGTGTTGGTCAACAAGGAATGGTCCCACAGGAAAAGAAATACAGTTGCCCTAATTGTGGGAAGTCCTTTAGAGATAAATACTCCCTTACAAGACATCAGAAAGTCCACTTTCCTGAGAGACCTTATCCGTGTCCAAGGTGTGACAAAAGTTTCCGCAGCGCTAAAGACCTGGAGAAGCATCAGGTGTCCCATTCGGATCAGAGGCCTCATCAATGTGGTGAATGCGGGAAATACTTGAAGACGAAATACTCGCTCGATAAGCATCAGAAGACCCATAAAGGGGAAAAGCCATTCTGCTGCTCTTACTGTGGCCGAAGGGTGACCACAAGCACAATTCTTCGGTACCACCAGAGAACCCACACCGGGGAGAGGCCGTATAAATGTGCAGTGTGCGATAAAAGTTACATCAGCAAATGGTCCCTTAAAAAACATTTGGAGTTGCATTACAAAACGAATCCGCCGAAGGACCTTCAGGAAGCATCTCCGCTTGATCAGAAATGTTAA
- the LOC131190281 gene encoding zinc finger protein 189-like isoform X1 — protein MAQAHSAQIQQDLLGSDQERLYREVMQESYNTIFRASPLQLQKSELLAHLKRGQESLQSSSNGADQKLVKEALKKWPEAGNWWNSYRSPVSVPTSDSSSSADDDVASEKEEDESVPWENQRITKPRAALLGQWETVQRQGKACKIQHGRLQDSRPRVNCADGKKKGLVAGSNSRQGMNTEDSQNECTVCGKNFGRRSSLLRHFKVHSGDKPFRCSICGKCFLAKTSLVLHKESMHKKRPRSGKKRWECCECGQAFATKAALTEHHKMHSSEKTHPCPACEESFAETRYLVKHLMTTHSGDHVFKCPVCGKGFMKEKDLVKHQAKNHGESHCFPSLGGENCCKEKPSPINHKRLHLNPEILPGAACEGKGGVGRSLTCGHCGKSYKQEKAFLNHQSVCVRQRTNGEGKVPKEDGPLTKNQITHVEMKDNTCFDCGKPVCKSSLLASQPKADQEKNLQVCPECGESFRDGQDFENHLRSHQKAPSSQSVSDWEGLGEKTLPVGQPEKKSRYQCRGCRRDYSTHYNLRRHQRIHVECRYRRNAHKGKDSAYSWFFLDFPKPRSREQTLQHKCTFCGKAFKTKSTLGRHHQIHIKGKPYKCTICGKAFVYRYTLAHHQEIHLEDQLYQHKCSFCTKAFRTPSALRRHQQLHKEGKPYICNICGKAFAYRYNLTHHREIHIEGQIYKCSFCWKAFRTSYSLSRHKRIHTETRSYQCPTCRKAFGTKYSLWRHQEMHVKEDPDSLLGGNETGDNLVKDQASGSDDGVDKQLANSVHSQCQEFHKERKPPEGSLLLPDHQSTSVEENAIKQLESQTFRSVGSGVKGQDRPTKGELQQWTNGSLYTGQGTQTEEGPPVSSENGDISFGHLGNSAIKEPADWCFLGKLPGVGQQGMVPQEKKYSCPNCGKSFRDKYSLTRHQKVHFPERPYPCPRCDKSFRSAKDLEKHQVSHSDQRPHQCGECGKYLKTKYSLDKHQKTHKGEKPFCCSYCGRRVTTSTILRYHQRTHTGERPYKCAVCDKSYISKWSLKKHLELHYKTNPPKDLQEASPLDQKC, from the coding sequence cagACGATGACGTCGCGAGCGAGAAGGAAGAGGACGAGAGCGTTCCGTGGGAGAATCAGCGGATCACGAAACCTCGTGCTGCTTTGCTAGGCCAATGGGAGACTGTCCAGCGGCAGGGGAAAGCTTGCAAGATTCAGCACGGCCGCCTGCAGGACTCTCGCCCCAGAGTTAATTGTGCTGATGGGAAAAAGAAAGGCCTTGTCGCTGGCAGTAATAGCCGGCAAGGAATGAATACCGAAGACAGCCAGAATGAATGCACCGTATGTGGGAAAAACTTTGGCAGGAGATCGTCCCTCCTCAGGCATTTCAAAGTCCACAGCGGAGATAAACCTTTTAGGTGCTCCATCTGTGGCAAATGCTTCCTTGCGAAAACCAGCCTGGTTTTACACAAAGAGAGCATGCACAAGAAACGGCCCCGTTCAGGAAAGAAACGTTGGGAATGCTGCGAGTGTGGACAGGCCTTTGCCACGAAAGCTGCTCTGACGGAGCATCACAAGATGCACAGCAGTGAAAAGACGCATCCGTGCCCTGCCTGTGAGGAAAGCTTCGCAGAAACCAGGTACCTCGTGAAGCATCTTATGACCACTCACTCAGGGGACCATGTCTTCAAGTGCCCTGTCTGTGGAAAAGGCTTTATGAAGGAGAAGGACCTCGTGAAGCACCAAGCAAAGAACCACGGTGAGAGCCATTGCTTTCCGAGTCTGGGCGGAGAAAACTGCTGCAAGGAAAAACCGTCCCCGATCAATCACAAGAGGCTTCATCTGAACCCTGAAATTCTACCTGGAGCGGCGTGCGAAGGAAAAGGTGGGGTGGGACGTTCCCTTACCTGTGGCCACTGTGGGAAGTCTTACAAGCAGGAGAAGGCTTTTCTTAATCATCAGAGTGTGTGCGTGAGGCAGCGGACAAACGGCGAAGGGAAAGTCCCCAAGGAAGACGGTCCGCTCACTAAAAACCAGATTACCCACGTGGAAATGAAAGATAACACTTGCTTTGACTGTGGGAAGCCCGTTTGCAAAAGTTCGCTGCTGGCTTCTCAGCCCAAGGCAGACCAGGAAAAGAACCTTCAGGTGTGTCCTGAATGTGGGGAAAGCTTTAGAGACGGACAAGATTTTGAGAACCACCTGAGAAGCCACCAAAAGGCACCGTCTTCTCAAAGCGTCTCGGATTGGGAGGGCCTTGGGGAAAAAACACTGCCCGTTGGCCAGCCGGAGAAGAAAAGCCGCTACCAGTGCCGAGGCTGCAGGCGAGACTACTCGACTCATTATAATCTCAGAAGGCACCAGCGGATCCACGTGGAATGCCGGTACAGAAGGAATGCTCACAAGGGGAAGGATTCCGCCTACAGCTGGTTCTTCCTGGACTTTCCGAAACCCCGTAGCAGGGAACAGACCCTTCAGCACAAATGCACCTTCTGCGGGAAAGCGTTCAAAACGAAAAGCACCCTCGGTCGACACCATCAAATCCACATCAAAGGCAAGCCTTACAAATGCACCATCTGCGGGAAAGCGTTCGTCTACCGGTACACCCTCGCTCATCATCAAGAAATCCACCTGGAAGACCAGCTCTACCAGCATAAGTGCTCTTTCTGCACGAAAGCCTTCAGGACCCCGTCGGCCCTCCGCCGACATCAGCAGCTGCACAAGGAAGGCAAGCCGTACATCTGCAACATCTGCGGGAAAGCTTTCGCGTACAGGTACAACCTCACCCACCATCGGGAGATACACATAGAAGGTCAGATTTATAAGTGCTCTTTCTGCTGGAAAGCCTTTCGAACCAGTTACTCCCTCAGCAGGCACAAGCGCATCCACACTGAGACCAGGTCCtatcaatgccctacttgcaggAAAGCCTTTGGAACGAAATATTCCCTTTGGAGGCATCAGGAGATGCACGTGAAAGAGGATCCAGATAGCTTGCTTGGCGGGAATGAGACTGGGGACAACTTAGTCAAAGATCAAGCTAGTGGTAGCGATGACGGTGTGGACAAACAGCTTGCCAATTCGGTTCACTCTCAGTGCCAGGAATTCCACAAGGAACGAAAACCTCCGGAAGGCAGCTTGCTCCTCCCTGATCATCAAAGCACCAGTGTGGAAGAAAATGCTATTAAACAGCTGGAGAGTCAAACTTTCAGGAGTGTTGGATCGGGGGTTAAAGGTCAAGACAGGCCTACAAAAGGAGAGCTCCAGCAGTGGACCAATGGTTCTTTGTACACAGGACAGGGGACCCAAACAGAGGAAGGTCCACCAGTGTCGTCTGAAAATGGGGACATCTCCTTTGGCCACTTGGGAAACAGTGCCATTAAAGAGCCAGCTGATTGGTGTTTCCTGGGTAAATTGCCCGGTGTTGGTCAACAAGGAATGGTCCCACAGGAAAAGAAATACAGTTGCCCTAATTGTGGGAAGTCCTTTAGAGATAAATACTCCCTTACAAGACATCAGAAAGTCCACTTTCCTGAGAGACCTTATCCGTGTCCAAGGTGTGACAAAAGTTTCCGCAGCGCTAAAGACCTGGAGAAGCATCAGGTGTCCCATTCGGATCAGAGGCCTCATCAATGTGGTGAATGCGGGAAATACTTGAAGACGAAATACTCGCTCGATAAGCATCAGAAGACCCATAAAGGGGAAAAGCCATTCTGCTGCTCTTACTGTGGCCGAAGGGTGACCACAAGCACAATTCTTCGGTACCACCAGAGAACCCACACCGGGGAGAGGCCGTATAAATGTGCAGTGTGCGATAAAAGTTACATCAGCAAATGGTCCCTTAAAAAACATTTGGAGTTGCATTACAAAACGAATCCGCCGAAGGACCTTCAGGAAGCATCTCCGCTTGATCAGAAATGTTAA
- the LOC131190281 gene encoding zinc finger protein 189-like isoform X5, with amino-acid sequence MAQAHSAQIQQDLLGSDQERLYREVMQESYNTIFRDDDVASEKEEDESVPWENQRITKPRAALLGQWETVQRQGKACKIQHGRLQDSRPRVNCADGKKKGLVAGSNSRQGMNTEDSQNECTVCGKNFGRRSSLLRHFKVHSGDKPFRCSICGKCFLAKTSLVLHKESMHKKRPRSGKKRWECCECGQAFATKAALTEHHKMHSSEKTHPCPACEESFAETRYLVKHLMTTHSGDHVFKCPVCGKGFMKEKDLVKHQAKNHGESHCFPSLGGENCCKEKPSPINHKRLHLNPEILPGAACEGKGGVGRSLTCGHCGKSYKQEKAFLNHQSVCVRQRTNGEGKVPKEDGPLTKNQITHVEMKDNTCFDCGKPVCKSSLLASQPKADQEKNLQVCPECGESFRDGQDFENHLRSHQKAPSSQSVSDWEGLGEKTLPVGQPEKKSRYQCRGCRRDYSTHYNLRRHQRIHVECRYRRNAHKGKDSAYSWFFLDFPKPRSREQTLQHKCTFCGKAFKTKSTLGRHHQIHIKGKPYKCTICGKAFVYRYTLAHHQEIHLEDQLYQHKCSFCTKAFRTPSALRRHQQLHKEGKPYICNICGKAFAYRYNLTHHREIHIEGQIYKCSFCWKAFRTSYSLSRHKRIHTETRSYQCPTCRKAFGTKYSLWRHQEMHVKEDPDSLLGGNETGDNLVKDQASGSDDGVDKQLANSVHSQCQEFHKERKPPEGSLLLPDHQSTSVEENAIKQLESQTFRSVGSGVKGQDRPTKGELQQWTNGSLYTGQGTQTEEGPPVSSENGDISFGHLGNSAIKEPADWCFLGKLPGVGQQGMVPQEKKYSCPNCGKSFRDKYSLTRHQKVHFPERPYPCPRCDKSFRSAKDLEKHQVSHSDQRPHQCGECGKYLKTKYSLDKHQKTHKGEKPFCCSYCGRRVTTSTILRYHQRTHTGERPYKCAVCDKSYISKWSLKKHLELHYKTNPPKDLQEASPLDQKC; translated from the coding sequence ACGATGACGTCGCGAGCGAGAAGGAAGAGGACGAGAGCGTTCCGTGGGAGAATCAGCGGATCACGAAACCTCGTGCTGCTTTGCTAGGCCAATGGGAGACTGTCCAGCGGCAGGGGAAAGCTTGCAAGATTCAGCACGGCCGCCTGCAGGACTCTCGCCCCAGAGTTAATTGTGCTGATGGGAAAAAGAAAGGCCTTGTCGCTGGCAGTAATAGCCGGCAAGGAATGAATACCGAAGACAGCCAGAATGAATGCACCGTATGTGGGAAAAACTTTGGCAGGAGATCGTCCCTCCTCAGGCATTTCAAAGTCCACAGCGGAGATAAACCTTTTAGGTGCTCCATCTGTGGCAAATGCTTCCTTGCGAAAACCAGCCTGGTTTTACACAAAGAGAGCATGCACAAGAAACGGCCCCGTTCAGGAAAGAAACGTTGGGAATGCTGCGAGTGTGGACAGGCCTTTGCCACGAAAGCTGCTCTGACGGAGCATCACAAGATGCACAGCAGTGAAAAGACGCATCCGTGCCCTGCCTGTGAGGAAAGCTTCGCAGAAACCAGGTACCTCGTGAAGCATCTTATGACCACTCACTCAGGGGACCATGTCTTCAAGTGCCCTGTCTGTGGAAAAGGCTTTATGAAGGAGAAGGACCTCGTGAAGCACCAAGCAAAGAACCACGGTGAGAGCCATTGCTTTCCGAGTCTGGGCGGAGAAAACTGCTGCAAGGAAAAACCGTCCCCGATCAATCACAAGAGGCTTCATCTGAACCCTGAAATTCTACCTGGAGCGGCGTGCGAAGGAAAAGGTGGGGTGGGACGTTCCCTTACCTGTGGCCACTGTGGGAAGTCTTACAAGCAGGAGAAGGCTTTTCTTAATCATCAGAGTGTGTGCGTGAGGCAGCGGACAAACGGCGAAGGGAAAGTCCCCAAGGAAGACGGTCCGCTCACTAAAAACCAGATTACCCACGTGGAAATGAAAGATAACACTTGCTTTGACTGTGGGAAGCCCGTTTGCAAAAGTTCGCTGCTGGCTTCTCAGCCCAAGGCAGACCAGGAAAAGAACCTTCAGGTGTGTCCTGAATGTGGGGAAAGCTTTAGAGACGGACAAGATTTTGAGAACCACCTGAGAAGCCACCAAAAGGCACCGTCTTCTCAAAGCGTCTCGGATTGGGAGGGCCTTGGGGAAAAAACACTGCCCGTTGGCCAGCCGGAGAAGAAAAGCCGCTACCAGTGCCGAGGCTGCAGGCGAGACTACTCGACTCATTATAATCTCAGAAGGCACCAGCGGATCCACGTGGAATGCCGGTACAGAAGGAATGCTCACAAGGGGAAGGATTCCGCCTACAGCTGGTTCTTCCTGGACTTTCCGAAACCCCGTAGCAGGGAACAGACCCTTCAGCACAAATGCACCTTCTGCGGGAAAGCGTTCAAAACGAAAAGCACCCTCGGTCGACACCATCAAATCCACATCAAAGGCAAGCCTTACAAATGCACCATCTGCGGGAAAGCGTTCGTCTACCGGTACACCCTCGCTCATCATCAAGAAATCCACCTGGAAGACCAGCTCTACCAGCATAAGTGCTCTTTCTGCACGAAAGCCTTCAGGACCCCGTCGGCCCTCCGCCGACATCAGCAGCTGCACAAGGAAGGCAAGCCGTACATCTGCAACATCTGCGGGAAAGCTTTCGCGTACAGGTACAACCTCACCCACCATCGGGAGATACACATAGAAGGTCAGATTTATAAGTGCTCTTTCTGCTGGAAAGCCTTTCGAACCAGTTACTCCCTCAGCAGGCACAAGCGCATCCACACTGAGACCAGGTCCtatcaatgccctacttgcaggAAAGCCTTTGGAACGAAATATTCCCTTTGGAGGCATCAGGAGATGCACGTGAAAGAGGATCCAGATAGCTTGCTTGGCGGGAATGAGACTGGGGACAACTTAGTCAAAGATCAAGCTAGTGGTAGCGATGACGGTGTGGACAAACAGCTTGCCAATTCGGTTCACTCTCAGTGCCAGGAATTCCACAAGGAACGAAAACCTCCGGAAGGCAGCTTGCTCCTCCCTGATCATCAAAGCACCAGTGTGGAAGAAAATGCTATTAAACAGCTGGAGAGTCAAACTTTCAGGAGTGTTGGATCGGGGGTTAAAGGTCAAGACAGGCCTACAAAAGGAGAGCTCCAGCAGTGGACCAATGGTTCTTTGTACACAGGACAGGGGACCCAAACAGAGGAAGGTCCACCAGTGTCGTCTGAAAATGGGGACATCTCCTTTGGCCACTTGGGAAACAGTGCCATTAAAGAGCCAGCTGATTGGTGTTTCCTGGGTAAATTGCCCGGTGTTGGTCAACAAGGAATGGTCCCACAGGAAAAGAAATACAGTTGCCCTAATTGTGGGAAGTCCTTTAGAGATAAATACTCCCTTACAAGACATCAGAAAGTCCACTTTCCTGAGAGACCTTATCCGTGTCCAAGGTGTGACAAAAGTTTCCGCAGCGCTAAAGACCTGGAGAAGCATCAGGTGTCCCATTCGGATCAGAGGCCTCATCAATGTGGTGAATGCGGGAAATACTTGAAGACGAAATACTCGCTCGATAAGCATCAGAAGACCCATAAAGGGGAAAAGCCATTCTGCTGCTCTTACTGTGGCCGAAGGGTGACCACAAGCACAATTCTTCGGTACCACCAGAGAACCCACACCGGGGAGAGGCCGTATAAATGTGCAGTGTGCGATAAAAGTTACATCAGCAAATGGTCCCTTAAAAAACATTTGGAGTTGCATTACAAAACGAATCCGCCGAAGGACCTTCAGGAAGCATCTCCGCTTGATCAGAAATGTTAA